One Faecalicatena sp. Marseille-Q4148 DNA window includes the following coding sequences:
- the plsY gene encoding glycerol-3-phosphate 1-O-acyltransferase PlsY, producing MERLICLLIGYVCGLFETGYFYGKLHHIDIREHGSGNSGATNTLRTLGKKAGLIVFLGDALKCVAAAVIVYFLFRNTKGDMMPLLKMYAGAGAVLGHNYPFYLKFKGGKGIAATGGLIFATNMWMAVIAFAIFASVVAVTKYVSVGSLVVVLVFIAEVVLYGQTGHFHMEQPYLYELYGIAVLLAISAFYKHRANIVRLKNGTENKIGAKK from the coding sequence ATGGAACGTTTGATCTGTCTTCTGATCGGATATGTGTGCGGACTCTTTGAGACCGGGTATTTTTATGGAAAGCTTCATCATATAGATATCAGAGAACATGGAAGCGGCAACTCAGGAGCTACGAATACATTGCGTACGCTTGGGAAAAAAGCCGGTCTGATCGTATTTCTCGGAGATGCGCTGAAGTGTGTGGCGGCAGCGGTTATTGTTTACTTTTTGTTTCGCAATACGAAAGGCGATATGATGCCGCTTCTTAAAATGTATGCGGGAGCGGGCGCTGTTCTTGGGCATAATTACCCGTTTTATCTCAAGTTCAAGGGCGGTAAAGGAATTGCGGCAACAGGAGGACTGATCTTTGCTACAAATATGTGGATGGCGGTAATTGCATTTGCGATTTTTGCCTCTGTGGTGGCTGTGACGAAATATGTATCAGTGGGATCTCTTGTTGTTGTATTAGTATTTATTGCAGAAGTTGTTCTCTATGGACAGACAGGACATTTTCATATGGAACAGCCGTATCTTTATGAATTGTATGGAATTGCGGTTTTACTTGCTATATCAGCATTTTATAAACATCGCGCTAACATTGTACGTCTGAAAAATGGCACAGAAAACAAAATTGGTGCGAAGAAATAA
- a CDS encoding NAD(P)H-dependent glycerol-3-phosphate dehydrogenase, which translates to MAKIGILGAGSWGIALSVLLHGNGHEITVWSIIREEVEMLQEKREHVSKLPGVKLPDDMKFTNDLEEAMAEKDVLVLAVPSPFTRSTARSMKPYLTKGQLIVNVAKGIEETTLMTLSEQIEEELPEAEVAVLSGPSHAEEVGRGIPTTVVVGAKKKETAEYLQNIFMNQVFRVYTSPDIMGIELGGSLKNVIALAAGIADGLGYGDNTKAALITRGIAEMTRLGVKMGGKMETFAGLTGMGDLIVTCASMHSRNRRAGILIGQGKTMQEAMDEVQMVVEGVYSAKAGLKLAKKYDISMPIVAEVNAVLFDGKPAKEAVNELMMREGTSEHRSMLWE; encoded by the coding sequence ATGGCGAAAATAGGTATTTTAGGAGCAGGAAGCTGGGGGATTGCGTTATCCGTTCTGCTTCACGGAAATGGACATGAGATTACAGTATGGTCTATCATTCGGGAAGAGGTAGAGATGCTGCAGGAAAAGAGAGAGCATGTCAGTAAACTTCCGGGAGTGAAGCTTCCGGATGATATGAAATTTACCAATGATCTGGAAGAAGCAATGGCAGAGAAAGATGTCCTTGTCCTTGCGGTTCCGTCTCCATTTACAAGAAGTACAGCAAGAAGTATGAAACCTTACTTAACGAAAGGTCAGCTCATTGTCAACGTGGCGAAGGGAATCGAAGAAACGACGCTGATGACACTTTCTGAGCAGATTGAGGAGGAACTTCCGGAAGCAGAGGTAGCTGTGCTGTCCGGACCAAGTCATGCAGAAGAAGTTGGGCGTGGAATACCAACAACAGTTGTTGTGGGAGCTAAGAAAAAAGAAACAGCAGAATACCTTCAGAACATTTTTATGAATCAGGTTTTCCGTGTTTATACAAGTCCTGACATTATGGGAATTGAGCTTGGAGGTTCTCTGAAAAATGTAATCGCTCTGGCAGCGGGAATTGCAGACGGACTCGGATATGGGGACAATACAAAGGCTGCGCTGATTACAAGAGGAATTGCGGAGATGACAAGACTCGGCGTAAAAATGGGCGGCAAGATGGAAACTTTCGCAGGCCTGACAGGAATGGGAGATTTGATCGTGACATGTGCAAGTATGCATAGCCGAAACAGAAGAGCCGGAATCCTGATCGGCCAGGGAAAGACAATGCAGGAAGCAATGGATGAAGTACAGATGGTAGTAGAAGGAGTATATTCTGCCAAAGCAGGATTGAAACTTGCTAAGAAATATGACATTTCTATGCCGATCGTTGCAGAAGTCAATGCAGTATTATTTGACGGAAAACCGGCAAAAGAGGCAGTAAATGAGCTGATGATGAGAGAAGGAACCTCTGAACACAGAAGTATGCTGTGGGAATAA
- the spoIVA gene encoding stage IV sporulation protein A, translating to MNTFHLYKDMEARTNGEIYIGVVGPVRTGKSTFIKRFMDLLVLPNMTDEHSRARTRDELPQSASGKTIMTTEPKFVPKEAATICLDDDIAVKIRLIDCVGYMVEGAAGHVENDTERMVKTPWFDTEIPFTKAAGIGTKKVIHEHSTIGIVITTDGSIGEIPRENYREAEGKTIRELQEIGKPFVVLVNTKKPYGAEAKAVVEELEQQYQVTAMPVNCEQLREEDIHKIMQSVLYEFPVSELQFFVPKWVEMLPADHKIRKDLLNHVKVIMENLSEIKDAAKGVQKPESDYIAEMKIDEIEMDTGCVKICIRIASDYYYEMLSDLTGTEITGEYELIHTMKHLAMLRTEYESVKEAMDAVQMKGYGVVSPQKEEITLETPVLIRQGNKYGVKIHAHAPSIHMIRANIDSEIAPIVGNEQQAQDLIDFIKKEAETEEGIWQTNIFGKSVEELVQDGMRNKIAMINEESQIKLQDTMQKIVNDSNGGLVCIII from the coding sequence GTGAATACATTTCATTTATATAAGGACATGGAAGCCCGGACAAACGGAGAAATTTATATTGGAGTGGTAGGTCCGGTAAGAACAGGAAAATCCACATTTATCAAACGGTTTATGGATTTGTTAGTTTTACCCAATATGACAGACGAACATAGCCGTGCAAGGACACGGGATGAGCTTCCGCAGTCTGCATCAGGGAAGACGATTATGACGACAGAACCGAAATTTGTCCCAAAAGAAGCAGCTACCATCTGTCTGGATGATGATATTGCAGTAAAAATTCGATTGATTGACTGTGTAGGTTATATGGTGGAAGGCGCCGCAGGACATGTAGAAAATGATACAGAGCGCATGGTAAAAACCCCGTGGTTTGATACAGAAATTCCTTTTACAAAAGCAGCGGGGATTGGTACAAAAAAGGTAATCCATGAACATTCTACGATTGGGATTGTAATCACAACAGATGGTTCCATTGGAGAAATTCCGAGAGAAAATTACCGGGAGGCAGAAGGAAAGACAATCCGGGAACTGCAGGAGATAGGGAAACCGTTTGTAGTGCTTGTGAATACGAAGAAGCCTTATGGAGCGGAAGCAAAAGCAGTCGTGGAAGAGTTGGAACAGCAATATCAGGTAACAGCGATGCCGGTCAACTGCGAACAGCTTCGAGAAGAAGATATACATAAGATCATGCAGTCTGTTCTCTATGAATTTCCGGTATCAGAGCTGCAGTTTTTTGTACCCAAATGGGTGGAAATGCTTCCGGCAGATCATAAGATACGAAAGGATCTTCTCAATCATGTAAAAGTAATAATGGAAAATTTAAGTGAAATTAAAGATGCGGCAAAGGGCGTGCAGAAACCGGAAAGCGATTATATCGCAGAAATGAAGATTGATGAGATTGAAATGGATACAGGATGTGTAAAGATCTGCATCCGGATTGCCTCAGATTATTACTATGAAATGTTAAGTGATCTGACCGGGACAGAAATTACAGGAGAGTATGAATTGATTCATACAATGAAACATTTGGCGATGCTTCGGACTGAATATGAGTCGGTAAAAGAAGCAATGGATGCAGTACAGATGAAAGGGTATGGGGTTGTCAGTCCTCAGAAAGAAGAAATTACCCTGGAAACGCCGGTACTCATCCGTCAGGGAAATAAATATGGAGTTAAGATCCACGCACATGCGCCGTCGATTCATATGATTCGGGCAAATATCGACAGTGAGATTGCACCGATTGTCGGAAATGAACAGCAGGCACAGGATTTGATCGATTTTATAAAAAAAGAAGCAGAAACGGAAGAAGGAATCTGGCAGACAAATATTTTCGGAAAATCTGTGGAAGAGCTTGTGCAGGATGGAATGAGAAATAAAATTGCTATGATCAATGAAGAAAGCCAGATAAAACTTCAAGATACAATGCAGAAAATCGTGAATGACAGTAATGGGGGACTTGTTTGTATTATTATTTAA
- a CDS encoding aminotransferase class V-fold PLP-dependent enzyme, whose translation MILFNCDYNEGAHPRILEKLIETNMEQLPGYSEDHYCEKAREEIRRVCEAPDAAVHFLVGGTQANLTVIDAILRTHQAALCVESGHINVHETGSIEACGHKVMTVPGKDGKISAADVCRVHKTHWSDESFEHMTQPKLVYISHPTEYGTLYTKKELEELKQACEECGMYLFLDGARMGYGLCAEHTDVTLPVIAQNTDVFYIGGTKVGALFGEAVVFPNQSLAEDFRYIIKQKGGMLAKGRFLGIQFLELFRDGLYFEISKHAIEMAMILKHGVQALGIPFFMESDTNQQFLILPEEKIRALREEYRFAYIQPYDENSGVIRFCTSWATKECDVRKLLEDLEKLMAQ comes from the coding sequence ATGATTTTATTTAACTGTGATTATAATGAAGGAGCCCATCCGCGTATTTTAGAGAAGTTAATAGAGACAAACATGGAGCAGCTTCCGGGGTACAGCGAGGATCACTATTGCGAGAAAGCCCGCGAAGAAATCCGCAGAGTCTGTGAAGCGCCTGATGCAGCAGTACACTTTTTGGTGGGAGGAACTCAGGCAAATTTAACAGTGATTGATGCCATTTTAAGAACACATCAGGCAGCACTCTGTGTGGAATCCGGTCATATTAATGTGCATGAAACCGGATCAATTGAAGCTTGCGGTCACAAAGTTATGACAGTTCCGGGAAAAGATGGAAAAATCAGCGCAGCAGATGTGTGCCGTGTTCATAAAACCCATTGGAGCGATGAGTCTTTTGAGCATATGACACAGCCGAAACTTGTGTATATTTCTCATCCGACAGAATACGGAACACTGTATACAAAAAAAGAACTGGAAGAATTGAAGCAGGCATGCGAAGAATGCGGAATGTATCTGTTCCTTGACGGAGCAAGAATGGGATATGGACTTTGTGCGGAACATACCGATGTAACCCTCCCTGTGATTGCACAAAATACGGATGTATTCTATATTGGGGGAACGAAAGTAGGAGCGCTGTTTGGAGAGGCGGTCGTATTTCCGAATCAGTCGTTAGCAGAGGATTTTCGCTATATCATAAAACAAAAAGGCGGAATGCTTGCGAAAGGGCGGTTTCTTGGAATCCAGTTTTTGGAATTGTTCCGTGATGGGCTGTATTTTGAAATTTCCAAACATGCAATTGAGATGGCGATGATTTTGAAGCATGGCGTACAGGCACTTGGGATTCCGTTTTTTATGGAAAGCGATACAAATCAGCAATTTCTGATTCTGCCGGAAGAAAAGATCCGTGCGCTGAGAGAAGAGTATCGTTTTGCCTATATTCAGCCATATGATGAGAATTCAGGTGTGATCCGATTCTGTACGAGCTGGGCAACAAAAGAATGTGATGTAAGAAAGCTTCTGGAAGATTTGGAGAAGCTTATGGCACAATAG
- a CDS encoding bifunctional adenosylcobinamide kinase/adenosylcobinamide-phosphate guanylyltransferase, protein MMRFVTGGACQGKHAFVSGKFPQEMCITIREEQILENMSAGIDTILQLQKEIAEVELSGGQAIVIMNETGSGITPMELSQRKLRDEMGKIGCALAAEAEEVYRVIAGIGIQIK, encoded by the coding sequence ATGATGAGATTTGTGACTGGTGGCGCATGCCAGGGAAAACATGCTTTTGTCAGTGGAAAATTTCCACAGGAGATGTGTATTACGATAAGGGAAGAGCAGATACTGGAAAATATGTCTGCCGGTATCGATACGATTTTGCAGCTTCAAAAAGAAATTGCAGAAGTTGAACTTTCAGGGGGACAGGCTATCGTAATTATGAACGAAACCGGAAGCGGGATTACGCCTATGGAGCTATCCCAGAGAAAGCTTCGGGATGAGATGGGAAAGATTGGATGCGCCCTTGCGGCAGAAGCAGAAGAAGTGTATCGTGTCATTGCAGGAATTGGGATTCAGATTAAATAA
- a CDS encoding purine permease has product MNAKKQYASVFELNGMPKLSQAFPLALQHVVAMIVGCVTPAIVISGVAGLSGTDKVILVQAALFIAAISTLIQLFPLGGKLGSGLPVIMGVSFAYLPSMQAIAGSYDIGTILGAQLIGGFAAIFVGLFIKKLRILFPPLITGTVVFTIGLSLYPTAVKYMAGGASSPDYGSWQNWLVAGITLAVVIALNHFATGFLKLSSILIGMIIGYLVSACFGMINFSAVSEAGLFQIPSPLHFGLKFEPSAIITIVLLFVINSVQAIGDFSATTGGGLDREPTDKELSGGIVAYGCTNIFGALFGGLPTATFSQNVGIVASTKVVNRIVLGLAAVIILFAGLMPKFSALLTTIPQCVLGGATISVFATIAMTGIKLVVQQPLTYRNTSIVGLSVALGMGITQCSDSLAHFPAWVTTVFGKSPVVVTTIMAILLNTILPKEQITKTKKS; this is encoded by the coding sequence ATGAATGCAAAGAAACAATATGCTTCTGTTTTTGAACTGAACGGAATGCCGAAATTATCTCAGGCTTTTCCCCTTGCTCTGCAGCATGTAGTAGCAATGATTGTCGGTTGTGTGACGCCTGCTATTGTCATCTCCGGTGTAGCCGGTCTAAGTGGCACTGATAAAGTCATTCTTGTTCAGGCAGCTCTCTTTATCGCTGCCATTTCCACTTTGATCCAGCTCTTTCCGCTTGGCGGAAAGCTCGGCTCCGGTCTGCCGGTCATCATGGGTGTCAGCTTTGCCTATCTGCCGAGTATGCAGGCAATTGCAGGCAGCTATGATATCGGAACTATTTTGGGAGCGCAGCTGATCGGAGGATTCGCCGCGATCTTTGTCGGACTTTTTATCAAAAAGCTTCGAATCCTTTTCCCGCCGCTTATTACCGGAACTGTTGTATTTACGATCGGTCTTTCACTCTACCCGACTGCAGTCAAATATATGGCCGGAGGCGCATCTTCACCGGATTACGGTTCCTGGCAAAACTGGCTTGTGGCAGGAATTACCCTCGCAGTCGTAATTGCTTTAAACCATTTTGCAACAGGTTTTCTGAAACTTTCTTCCATTCTTATTGGAATGATTATTGGTTATCTTGTTTCTGCATGTTTTGGAATGATTAATTTTTCAGCAGTTTCAGAAGCCGGCCTGTTTCAGATTCCAAGTCCGCTGCATTTTGGATTAAAATTTGAACCTTCCGCTATCATTACGATCGTGCTGCTCTTTGTAATCAATTCCGTTCAGGCAATCGGTGACTTTTCCGCAACTACAGGCGGCGGTCTCGACCGCGAGCCAACAGACAAAGAACTCTCCGGAGGCATTGTTGCTTACGGCTGTACAAATATTTTCGGTGCTCTTTTTGGCGGTCTTCCTACCGCAACCTTCAGCCAGAATGTTGGTATTGTTGCTTCCACAAAAGTTGTCAATCGAATTGTTCTCGGTCTTGCAGCGGTCATCATCCTCTTTGCCGGACTGATGCCAAAATTTTCTGCCCTTTTAACAACCATTCCACAGTGTGTACTGGGCGGAGCTACCATCTCTGTATTCGCAACAATTGCTATGACCGGAATCAAGTTAGTTGTACAGCAGCCATTAACTTACCGTAATACTTCTATTGTCGGTCTTTCCGTTGCTCTCGGCATGGGAATTACACAATGTTCTGATTCTCTTGCGCACTTTCCGGCATGGGTAACGACTGTTTTCGGAAAATCCCCGGTAGTCGTTACAACGATCATGGCAATTCTTTTAAACACCATTCTTCCGAAAGAGCAGATAACGAAAACAAAAAAATCATAA
- a CDS encoding xanthine phosphoribosyltransferase, whose amino-acid sequence MQLLKERILKDGVIKPGNVLKVDSFLNHQMDIDLINEIGKEFRRRFPSDKITKILTIEASGIGIACIAAQYFHVPVIFAKKTQSINIDGEVYHSKVESFTHKRVYDVILSKKFLNEDDHVLIIDDFLANGCALLGLIELVKEAGASIEGAGIVIEKGFQKGGDKVREQGVRVESLAIVDSMTDDSLIFR is encoded by the coding sequence ATGCAGCTCTTAAAAGAACGTATTTTAAAAGATGGCGTCATCAAGCCTGGAAATGTCCTGAAAGTGGACAGTTTTTTAAATCATCAGATGGACATTGATCTGATCAATGAGATCGGCAAGGAATTTCGCCGCCGTTTCCCAAGTGATAAGATCACAAAGATTCTGACTATTGAAGCATCCGGTATCGGAATCGCCTGCATTGCTGCCCAGTATTTCCATGTACCTGTGATTTTCGCCAAAAAGACACAGAGCATCAATATTGACGGTGAAGTATATCACAGCAAAGTAGAATCATTCACACACAAACGTGTCTATGATGTGATTCTTTCTAAAAAATTTCTCAACGAAGATGACCATGTTTTGATCATCGATGATTTCCTTGCAAATGGTTGTGCACTGCTTGGGCTCATTGAACTTGTGAAAGAAGCCGGCGCTTCTATTGAAGGTGCGGGAATCGTTATTGAAAAAGGATTTCAAAAAGGCGGAGACAAAGTGCGTGAACAGGGCGTCCGGGTAGAATCACTGGCGATCGTAGATTCCATGACCGATGATAGTTTGATTTTTCGCTAA
- a CDS encoding FAD binding domain-containing protein produces MITIQNYVKATSLEEAYELNQKRSCRILGGMMWMRLGTANVQTVVDLSGLGLDQIEETEEEFSIGCMVSLREMEIHQGLNKYFHGAIADCVKDIIGVQFRNQATIGGSVFGRFGFSDVLTCLLALDTSVELYKGGLVPLAEFIKMKRDNDILVRIRIRKDGRSICYLAERIAKTDFPVIAAAAAVKGNQVFVSIGARPMKAALFQTELAEYTEEAIRGCAKAAAQSMTYGSNMRGSETYRRHLAEVCVRRALEKAAEQ; encoded by the coding sequence TTGATTACTATTCAGAATTATGTAAAAGCAACGAGCCTTGAAGAGGCATATGAATTGAATCAGAAACGATCCTGCCGGATTCTTGGCGGAATGATGTGGATGCGTCTTGGAACTGCCAATGTGCAGACGGTTGTAGATTTGTCCGGGCTGGGGCTGGATCAAATAGAAGAAACAGAAGAAGAATTTTCCATTGGATGTATGGTAAGCCTGCGGGAAATGGAAATTCATCAGGGACTGAATAAATATTTTCACGGTGCGATTGCTGATTGCGTGAAAGACATTATCGGAGTTCAATTCCGAAATCAGGCAACGATAGGTGGTTCTGTATTTGGAAGATTTGGTTTTTCAGATGTCCTGACATGCCTTCTGGCGCTGGATACTTCTGTGGAACTTTATAAGGGCGGTTTAGTTCCGCTTGCGGAATTTATTAAAATGAAACGGGACAACGATATTTTAGTGCGGATCCGGATTCGAAAAGATGGAAGAAGCATCTGTTATTTAGCGGAACGGATCGCAAAAACAGATTTTCCGGTAATTGCAGCAGCTGCAGCTGTGAAAGGAAATCAAGTTTTTGTTTCGATTGGTGCAAGACCGATGAAGGCAGCGCTGTTTCAGACAGAACTTGCTGAATATACGGAAGAAGCGATCCGTGGCTGTGCAAAAGCGGCCGCTCAGTCTATGACATATGGAAGTAATATGCGCGGCAGTGAAACATATCGCCGTCATCTGGCAGAAGTCTGTGTAAGAAGAGCTTTGGAAAAAGCGGCAGAACAATAG
- a CDS encoding 2Fe-2S iron-sulfur cluster binding domain-containing protein, translating to MELHFILNGKPVEALIKADTILLDLLRDMGCYSVKRGCDTTGCGLCTVLLEEKPILSCAMLAARVEGKHVVTLEGMKEEAERFGKFLAAEGAEQCGYCTPGMIMNIFAMERELVHPTEEEIKAYLAGNLCRCSGYMGQLRAITKYLNREEVSADESGK from the coding sequence ATGGAACTGCATTTTATTTTAAACGGAAAACCGGTAGAGGCGCTGATCAAAGCAGATACAATCCTTCTTGATCTTTTGCGTGATATGGGATGCTACAGCGTGAAGCGTGGTTGTGATACAACCGGCTGTGGTCTCTGTACAGTACTGTTGGAAGAAAAACCGATTTTATCCTGTGCGATGCTGGCGGCGCGAGTAGAGGGGAAACATGTCGTAACGCTGGAAGGAATGAAAGAAGAGGCAGAGCGTTTCGGGAAGTTTTTGGCAGCGGAAGGTGCCGAACAGTGCGGTTATTGTACGCCGGGAATGATTATGAATATATTTGCTATGGAGCGCGAACTTGTGCATCCGACAGAGGAGGAAATCAAAGCGTATCTGGCAGGAAATCTCTGTCGCTGCAGTGGATATATGGGGCAGCTTCGGGCAATTACAAAATACTTAAACAGAGAGGAGGTTTCTGCAGATGAAAGTGGTAAATAA
- a CDS encoding molybdopterin-dependent oxidoreductase, with the protein MKVVNKAIPKVDAKAIVTGKPIYTDDLAPKDCLVIKLLRSPHAHAVIRSIDTSRAECVPGIEKIFTYQDCPGTRFTLAGQTYPEPSPHDRLILDRHVRFVGDPVAIIAGKDEACIKKAMRLIKVEYDLLEPILDFHEAKDHPVLIHPEENWEALCPVGADNKRNLCAHEECGDGDVEQVLSECDYVVDEVYHTKANQQAMMENFCAYSYMDTYERLTVVSSTQVPFHVRRILGIALEIPKSKVRIVKPRIGGGFGAKQTAVMEIYPAFVTWMTGKPSKLVFTREESMTASSPRHEMEMHVRVGADRNGRIRAIDLYTLSNTGAYGEHGPTTVGLSGHKSIPLYGKLDAFRFNYDVVYTNVMSAGAYRGYGATQGIFAVESAVNELAEKMGVDPVKLREENMVREGQIMPAYYGERTDSCALDRCMERAKEMIGWNDKYPYRDMGNGKVRGVGVAMAMQGSGISNVDTGSVTLKVNDDGFYSLMIGATDMGTGCDTILAQMASDCMDCDMDNIIVSGVDTDVSPYDCGSYASSTTYVTGMAVMKASTELRERITRRGAKMLQCAQEEVEFNGASVVCLKTGEQVTLKELANASLCANDEALEVTAAHYSPTSPPPFMVGMAEVEVDMETGKVTPVDYVAVVDCGTVINPSLARVQTEGGIAQGIGMALYEDVVYNAKGKDLSNSFMQYRIPTRLDVGEIRVDFESSYEPSGPFGAKSIGEIVINTPSPAIASAISHATGGHFRELPITPEKVYCAMQKEKAQ; encoded by the coding sequence ATGAAAGTGGTAAATAAAGCGATTCCGAAAGTAGATGCGAAGGCCATTGTAACAGGAAAGCCGATCTATACAGATGATCTGGCGCCAAAAGACTGCCTTGTGATCAAATTACTGCGAAGTCCTCATGCACATGCAGTAATTCGTTCAATTGATACATCAAGAGCGGAGTGTGTTCCGGGAATTGAAAAGATTTTTACCTATCAGGATTGTCCGGGAACGCGATTTACTTTAGCAGGTCAGACGTATCCGGAACCAAGTCCCCATGACCGTTTGATTCTGGATCGCCATGTGCGGTTTGTCGGAGATCCGGTGGCGATTATTGCAGGAAAGGATGAGGCCTGCATAAAGAAAGCAATGCGGCTGATAAAAGTGGAGTATGATCTGTTGGAACCAATTCTTGATTTCCATGAAGCGAAAGATCATCCGGTGCTGATTCATCCGGAGGAAAACTGGGAAGCGCTTTGTCCGGTAGGTGCAGACAATAAAAGAAATCTTTGCGCGCATGAGGAATGTGGCGACGGAGATGTGGAACAGGTGTTATCAGAATGTGACTATGTAGTCGATGAAGTTTATCACACAAAAGCCAATCAGCAGGCGATGATGGAGAACTTTTGCGCCTACTCCTATATGGACACTTATGAGAGACTGACGGTCGTATCTTCTACGCAGGTACCTTTTCATGTGCGAAGAATTCTTGGAATTGCACTGGAGATTCCAAAGTCTAAAGTGCGGATTGTAAAACCTCGTATCGGCGGAGGATTTGGAGCAAAACAGACGGCAGTTATGGAGATTTATCCTGCATTTGTTACATGGATGACAGGGAAACCATCGAAACTCGTATTTACAAGAGAAGAATCTATGACGGCGTCTTCTCCGCGGCATGAGATGGAGATGCATGTACGGGTTGGAGCAGACAGGAATGGCCGTATTCGTGCGATTGATCTGTATACACTGTCAAATACAGGCGCATATGGAGAACATGGTCCGACAACAGTAGGATTATCAGGACACAAATCCATTCCATTATACGGTAAGCTGGATGCGTTCCGCTTCAATTATGATGTTGTATATACAAATGTTATGTCAGCAGGGGCCTATCGTGGATACGGGGCAACGCAGGGGATTTTTGCAGTAGAATCTGCAGTGAATGAGCTGGCAGAAAAAATGGGTGTGGATCCGGTAAAACTTCGAGAAGAAAATATGGTCCGGGAAGGACAGATTATGCCTGCTTATTATGGAGAGCGGACAGATAGCTGTGCGCTTGACCGCTGTATGGAACGGGCGAAAGAAATGATTGGCTGGAATGATAAATATCCGTATCGCGATATGGGAAATGGAAAAGTACGCGGCGTCGGTGTGGCAATGGCAATGCAGGGGTCTGGTATTTCAAATGTAGATACCGGTTCTGTAACGCTGAAAGTGAATGATGATGGCTTCTACAGCCTGATGATCGGGGCAACGGATATGGGAACCGGATGTGATACCATTCTGGCTCAGATGGCATCTGACTGTATGGACTGTGATATGGATAATATTATCGTATCAGGAGTTGATACAGATGTGTCACCGTATGACTGTGGTTCTTATGCTTCCAGTACAACCTATGTGACAGGAATGGCAGTTATGAAAGCGAGTACAGAACTTCGGGAGCGGATCACAAGACGCGGTGCAAAGATGCTTCAGTGCGCCCAGGAAGAAGTGGAATTTAATGGAGCGTCTGTTGTATGTTTAAAAACAGGAGAGCAGGTTACTTTGAAAGAACTGGCAAATGCATCTCTCTGTGCGAATGATGAAGCGCTTGAAGTAACAGCAGCCCATTATTCTCCGACGTCACCGCCGCCATTTATGGTTGGTATGGCAGAAGTCGAAGTAGACATGGAGACAGGAAAAGTAACACCGGTTGATTATGTGGCAGTAGTAGACTGCGGAACCGTTATTAATCCGTCTCTTGCGCGCGTGCAGACGGAAGGCGGGATTGCTCAGGGAATCGGTATGGCTCTTTATGAAGATGTTGTATATAATGCAAAAGGAAAAGATCTTAGCAATTCCTTTATGCAGTACAGGATTCCGACAAGGCTGGATGTAGGAGAAATCCGTGTTGATTTTGAGAGCAGTTATGAGCCAAGCGGTCCGTTTGGAGCAAAGTCTATTGGTGAGATTGTAATCAATACGCCGTCTCCGGCGATTGCAAGTGCCATCAGCCATGCGACAGGAGGACATTTCCGGGAACTTCCGATTACACCGGAGAAAGTATACTGCGCGATGCAGAAAGAGAAAGCACAGTAA